ACGCGTGCTGCCATCCAACGCTTGCACGGTGTACGTTACCGGATTCGTAAAATCCTGCGCGCTCGCGCCGCTAACTTGAATATCCTCATTCACTAACACTTTAGCCCCACCGTCATCCGTTGTGAATGTAGGCTTCAAGGCTGTCAGATCCGTACCTTGCGGAACGTAGAGATAAATTAAAAATGCTTCATCGTCGATAAAACCCGTCACTGCAGGATTGGATAAATTAAACGATGTAATGGACCTCAGATTGCTTGGCCCGATTGTAACCGTTACCGTGTAATCCCGGGTGCTGTTATCCTCCGCGACAACGGTTAAGACTCTCGAACTCGAATAATCCGTACGCGTCAAATCGCTGGTATGATTAAGCACGGTTGCGCCGTCGGAAACCGTAAAGCTCTCCAGCATATTATAGACAGCCGAACGGTAAGGAACGACGACCTCTATCGTATGATTCGCGTTATCAATAACGCCCGGATTCCCTTCCACCGAGAACGATAGGAAATCCTTTGACGAACTTTCCGCATCCGCGAATATCATTTGCGGAAATATGCTGATTAATAAACAAAAAACGAGTGCGAGTGCTGCGGATTTTTTTATTGCTCGTTGCACTTATGTAAGCCTCCCCAATTAACTCTATTGATCTAGCACATATTAGTATACAGGATTGCCTTCGGTTATTGCGCAATTTATAGGCGAGGAATATCCGTTTATTCCGACTTCTCCCCTGAAAGTCCCGCCCCGTGCAGCAACTCCATGTGCTGAATATGATCCTCGCCCCAATCGTTCATAACCTGCAGCACTTTGCTTAATCCTTGACCGTACTCCGAAATCGAATATTCGACCTTTGGAGGAACCTGGTTGTACACCTCGCGATGAACGATGTCATTATACTCAAGTTCTCTTAATTGCTGGGTAAGCATTCGTTTGTTAATGTCCGGTATGGCTTTAAGAAGCTCGCTGAAACGCATCGTCCCGTTGGTAAGAAGCTGGAGTAGAATAACGGGCTTCCACTTGCCGATCAATATATCGAGTGCCGATTCGAATTTGCAATATTGCTTCATGGCCTCTCCCCCCCTTATGCTGCGCTAGGTAACTTTTTATTTACTTTGTTTAGATAAAGTGCCTACTTCCTTCTCTCGTTGGCTCGGGTCTATTATAACTTACAGGACAGCTATCAGAGATCAGGAGGTCAACATTTTTGATGAATATCACATTATGGATTATTCAGGCACTTACTGCCCTAGGTTTTATTTTCTCAGGTTGGTTAAAAGCTTTTCAATACGAAAAAGCTATGGCTTCTTGGGGTTGGGTCAAAGACCTTTCGAAGGGATTTGTCGCCTTTATCGGGCTGGCGGAACTGCTTGGAAGTATTGGAGTTTTTCTTCCCGAGGCGCTTGGTATTGCGCCAATCTTGACGCCGGTCGCGGCTGCCGCGCTTGCCGTTGTTGTCTTGCTTGGCGCGGCACTCCATGTTGCACGCAAGGAATACAGGGAGCTAGGCGTAAACCTTGTCTTCTTCCTGCTAGCCGCCTTGGTTGCCATTGGCCGTTTCTAAGCCACGCAACACGGCGCCAAAAAAACAGCCCTCCGCCCGGCCAGCAGCCGGGTAGAGGGCAATTATAATCACGGTATACGTTCCTTGGCTTAGTCTTCCTTCGGAAAATCGGTTGAGAAAGCGAGCTCCTTCTGCGCCTCCAGCTCCTGAAGACGGCCGGTCAGCGCCTGATGAATGACCTGATAGCAGTCGCTGCCAAGGGCAATTCTTTTGGGTGCGGGATGCTGGTCAACGCTGTCGATCATAATGACTGCCATCTTGGCCGGGTCCCCGATGGAGACGGCTGTTTTATCCTCTACGATCTTTCTTGCCTGAGCTGCCGGAGTGATATCGTATGCTTCCATTCTAGAAGCAAGCTTGATGCTATGATGCCTGAAGTTCGTGCGCGCTCCGCCCGGCTCCACGATTGTAACGCCGATATTAAAAGGAGCGACCTCCTGCCTCACGGCCTCGATAAAGCCCTCAATTCCCCACTTCGTCGCATGATAGAGCGACCCGCCCGCGAACGCGGCTTGTCCGCCTACCGTTGAGAGCTGTATGATGCGCCCTCCGCCCTGTGCGCGCAAGTGTGGCAAGGAAGCCCGTACCAGCTGTATGGAACCAACAAGGTTGGTGTTAATCTGATGGGTAATCTGTTCATCCGTCAATTCCTCCGCCGCGCCGATAAGGCCGTAACCCGCATTGCTGACAACAATGTCGATTGTACCCAATTCATCGAAGGCCCGGTTAACAACCGTATAAATAGCCGGGGTGTCGGTCACGTCAAGATGAGCCGCCCACAGAAGATCGCCGTACTTTTCCTTAAGATCATCCACCACGTCCAGATTACGCACCGTACCGGCCACGCGGTCGCCGCGCTCCAGAAGCTGCTCGGTCATATGCCGGCCAAAGCCGCTGCTAATCCCCGTAATAAACCAAGTCCGTTGTGCCATCGTTCATTCCTTCTTTCATGGAGGTTCTGATCAGCGTATATAACTAACCAGTTAGTTAAATATAGTCCTTTCTAACCGGTTAGTCAAGTATGCTATACTAGGTCAAAAATGAACGAAGGATGATTACCGATGAGAAATGCCGAAGCGACGCGCGAACGGATTCTGGAAGCCGCCATGGACGAGTTCTCCACTTTCGGCATTGCCGGGGCACGGGTCGACCGCATCGCCAAAACCGCCGGCTGCAATAAAAATCTGATCTATATTTATTTCGAGAATAAAGAGACGCTCTTCACCACGGTTCTTCAAAAGCACCTCGACCAGGCGTTTGAAGGCATTCCCTTCTCGTTTGACGATATTCCGGGCTTTGCCGTCAACGTATTTGATTTCGCTATGGCGAATCCAAAGATTATGCGGCTTCTTATGTGGTTCACGCTGGAGCAGAATACGGTCAGCAGTCTCCCCGTACGCGATGTCGCCCATGAACACAAGATAGACAAAATAAGCAAAGCGCAAGCAAACGGCAGGATAAGCTCAGCCCTTCCCCCCGCTTTTCTTCTCACGTCCATTATGACGATTGCGACCTCTTGGGCGGCAACCAATCCTTTTGGCCCCGGACTCAACCCGGAAGCGGCGAAGAGTCACGATGCCCTGCGAGAATCCGTCGTCAAAGCAGTCGAGCTGCTGCTTCAAGCAAAATAAATAAACGCCTAATGAATGCCCGTGCACTTCGCGACATTCATTGGGCGTTTTTTTTGCGTTATAGCCGTTTTCTCCTTTGATATGACTAAGACGGGTTGTTATGATCTAGGTACCAATACGATGCAGCGATTAATTAAGAAAAGAGGCGAGAATATGATTGAAATTACGACCGAGCTGGTGCGTGGATTAATTGGCAGTCAATTTCCGGAATGGAAGGACTTAGAGATAATGCCCGTGGAAAAAAGCGGACACGATAACCGTACCTATCGGCTGGGCAACGACATGACGGTACGCCTGCCGAGTCACGAACGGTACGCCTCGGCTGTTGCGAAAGAGCTGATCTGGCTTCCCGTGTTTAAGCCTCTCCTATCTCTGCCTATACCCGCTCCCGTTGCGCAAGGCAAGCCTACCGCGGAATATCCTCTTCCCTGGTCCGTTAACCGCTGGCTCGAAGGCGATACCGTTACGTACGCCAATATCCGCGACCTCAACGAATTTGCCGAAGACCTCGCCGGCTTTCTGAAGGAACTGGAAGCCATTGATGCAAAGGACGGCATCCCGGCAGGCATACAAAACTTCCATCGCGGGGGAAACTTAGCCGTATACGATTCCGACTCCAGACCGGTCATCGAGAAGCTGGGCGAGGAGTACGACCGGAAGCTTCTAACCGAGATTTGGGAGCTTGCCCTTGCGACGAAATATGAAGCGGCTCCGCTATGGCTTCATGGCGACGTAGCCGTAGGCAATCTGCTTGCGCGGAATGGCCAGCTGTCCGGCGTCATTGATTTCGGAACCATGGGTGTTGGCGACCCTTCCAGCGATCTGGTCATGGCATGGAACTTTTTTGACGAGGCCAGCCGCAAAGTATTTCTGAGCGCCATGAATGCCGACCAGGATACCGTTAACCGCGCACGCGGCTGGGCCCTATGGAAGGCGCTTATTACTTATGCCTGGAATGAGCCGGGCACGGAGGCTTCGGATTGGGGCAAGCGTGTTATCGATGTTATTTCATGCGAGTATGCAT
This region of Paenibacillus sp. JDR-2 genomic DNA includes:
- a CDS encoding winged helix-turn-helix transcriptional regulator, producing MKQYCKFESALDILIGKWKPVILLQLLTNGTMRFSELLKAIPDINKRMLTQQLRELEYNDIVHREVYNQVPPKVEYSISEYGQGLSKVLQVMNDWGEDHIQHMELLHGAGLSGEKSE
- a CDS encoding DoxX family protein translates to MNITLWIIQALTALGFIFSGWLKAFQYEKAMASWGWVKDLSKGFVAFIGLAELLGSIGVFLPEALGIAPILTPVAAAALAVVVLLGAALHVARKEYRELGVNLVFFLLAALVAIGRF
- a CDS encoding SDR family oxidoreductase; this encodes MAQRTWFITGISSGFGRHMTEQLLERGDRVAGTVRNLDVVDDLKEKYGDLLWAAHLDVTDTPAIYTVVNRAFDELGTIDIVVSNAGYGLIGAAEELTDEQITHQINTNLVGSIQLVRASLPHLRAQGGGRIIQLSTVGGQAAFAGGSLYHATKWGIEGFIEAVRQEVAPFNIGVTIVEPGGARTNFRHHSIKLASRMEAYDITPAAQARKIVEDKTAVSIGDPAKMAVIMIDSVDQHPAPKRIALGSDCYQVIHQALTGRLQELEAQKELAFSTDFPKED
- a CDS encoding TetR family transcriptional regulator, encoding MRNAEATRERILEAAMDEFSTFGIAGARVDRIAKTAGCNKNLIYIYFENKETLFTTVLQKHLDQAFEGIPFSFDDIPGFAVNVFDFAMANPKIMRLLMWFTLEQNTVSSLPVRDVAHEHKIDKISKAQANGRISSALPPAFLLTSIMTIATSWAATNPFGPGLNPEAAKSHDALRESVVKAVELLLQAK
- a CDS encoding aminoglycoside phosphotransferase family protein, yielding MIEITTELVRGLIGSQFPEWKDLEIMPVEKSGHDNRTYRLGNDMTVRLPSHERYASAVAKELIWLPVFKPLLSLPIPAPVAQGKPTAEYPLPWSVNRWLEGDTVTYANIRDLNEFAEDLAGFLKELEAIDAKDGIPAGIQNFHRGGNLAVYDSDSRPVIEKLGEEYDRKLLTEIWELALATKYEAAPLWLHGDVAVGNLLARNGQLSGVIDFGTMGVGDPSSDLVMAWNFFDEASRKVFLSAMNADQDTVNRARGWALWKALITYAWNEPGTEASDWGKRVIDVISCEYASL